From a single Pseudophryne corroboree isolate aPseCor3 chromosome 6, aPseCor3.hap2, whole genome shotgun sequence genomic region:
- the ZSWIM4 gene encoding zinc finger SWIM domain-containing protein 4, with product MEPPASKRRCPGLSPRYRPDSLLDLSAKKVAETWAFEQVEERFSRVPEPVQKRIVFWSFPRSEKEICMYSSLGYHPPEGERDSRVPFNRGLQLLQSGAVQRVLQVGFHLSGSVTESGEPERTYQVSISFDRCKITSVSCGCENRDIFYCAHVVALSLHRIRRARGVELRLPISETLSQMNRDQLQKFVQYLITEHHTEVLPTAQRLADEILQLGSEINRVHGAPDPTAGAGREDDNCWHLDEEQIQEQVKQLLSNGGYYGASKQLQSMFSKVREMLRMRDSNGARMLILMTEQFLEDPRLALWRQQGAGMTDKCRQLWDELGALWVCVVLSPHCRAEERESWLELLRRWNAMDICPLEEGNYTLDGPGSQTVPQSSSGSQALAPRQTVFSRALKAGELRWNDAHLQRVLNGETCAPGGGVKSNTDKLSYDPQGRPLWLGDHFPVACARVDALRSHGYPLQALRLAVSVVNTMRLQRQHQMEGLKQQRKELQMKGSTTLTNLEGWIGHPLDPIGCLCKTFLEASLPEDEGPAPYPELGGEQRKVMYQHVPVPGGSPSGESLLCLALEVALMGLGQQRAMPEGLYAQDKLVRSEEQIIGLLGTLDMGERLVQVLRKQAMLLLEGGPFSGFGEVIYRESVPMHTFARFLFTALLPHDSDLAYRVALRAMRLPVLESILPPHGSDIMPLDSMLTSRFPRWFILGHLETRQCELASAMLTTAKGDPKWLHTVLASIQQHIHSPALLFKLAQDACKTATPPNSSPDSTLLNISLELGLQVMRMTLTTLTWRRREMVRWLVSCATEIGSQALISIMQNWYTLFTPIEATSIVAVSCTSPATLLRFSPDPRQREELCSCARALALQCAMKDPQSCALPALTLCEKDHTSFEAAYQIVLDSASSGPGAHSHLFTVARYMEHRGLPMRAFTLATLALSNLNIGFSQDSHPAVSDVLWACSLAHSLGKVELSTVVPLVIKSVQCAPVLSDILRRCSLAPPGLAQVLSAAHTARGRGAGPRSDKPPLCLLLEAAVGAYISTTHSRLTHISPRHYGEFIEFLAKARDTFLLSPDGHRQFAQFLDNLKQTYKGKKKLMLLVRERFG from the exons atggagcctccagcGTCCAAGAGGAGGTGTCCCGGCCTCAGCCCGAGGTACAGACCGGACTCTCTGCTGGATCTGAGTGCCAAGAAAGTGGCAGAGACGTGGGCCTTCGAGCAG GTGGAAGAACGTTTCTCCAGGGTCCCTGAGCCGGTCCAGAAGCGCATAGTGTTCTGGTCGTTCCCGCGCAGTGAGAAAGAAATCTGCATGTATTCCTCGCTGGGATATCATCCACCCGAGGGGGAACGAGACTCCAGGGTCCCATTTAACCGGGGGCTGCAGCTGTTACAGTCCGGAGCTGTGCAGCGAGTATTACAAGTTG GGTTCCACCTCAGCGGCTCGGTCACAGAGTCTGGAGAACCGGAGAGGACCTACCAAGTGTCCATCAGTTTTGACCGCTGCAAAATCACGTCCGTCAGCTGTGGATGCGAGAACAGAGATATATTCTACTGTGCCCACGTGGTGGCTTTATCCCTGCACAGAATCCGGCGGGCACGGGGGGTGGAGCTGCGGCTCCCTATCTCCGAGACGCTCTCCCAGATGAACCGGGACCAGCTGCAGAAGTTTGTGCAGTACCTGATCACAGAACATCACACAGAGGTTCTACCAACAGCCCAGCGGCTGGCAGACGAGATCCTGCAGTTGGGCTCCGAGATTAACAGGGTACACG GAGCCCCTGACCCCACCGCCGGCGCAGGGAGAGAGGATGACAATTGTTGGCATTTGGATGAGGAGCAGATTCAGGAGCAAGTGAAACAGCTTTTATCGAACGGCGGGTACTACGGGGCCAGCAAGCAGCTGCAGTCCATGTTCAGCAAG GTGCGGGAGATGCTGCGGATGCGAGATTCCAATGGAGCTCGGATGCTGATTTTAATGACGGAGCAGTTTCTGGAGGACCCGCGGCTGGCTTTGTGGAGGCAACAGGGCGCTGGCATGACTGACAAATGCCGCCAGCTCTGGGATGAATTAG GTGCCCTGTGGGTATGTGTGGTGCTGAGCCCTCACTGCCGGGCAGAAGAAAGGGAGTCCTGGCTGGAGCTACTGCGAAGGTGGAATGCCATGGACATCTGTCCCCTGGAGGAGGGAAACTATACGCTGGACGGGCCCGGGTCACAGACTGTGCCACAAAGCTCAAGTGGAAGCCAAG CTCTAGCGCCCCGTCAGACTGTGTTTTCCAGGGCTCTCAAGGCTGGAGAGCTACGTTGGAATGACGCCCACTTACAACGGGTATTGAACGGGGAGACCTGCGCTCCGGGTGGCGGCGTGAAGAGCAATACCGACAAGCTGTCCTACGACCCACAGGGACGGCCACTCTGGTTAGGGGACCATTTCCCTGTGGCTTGTGCTCGGGTCGATGCCCTGCGATCCCATGGGTACCCGCTCCAGGCATTGAGGCTTGCTGTCTCTGTCGTCAACACCATGAGGCTACAGCGCCAGCACCAGATGGAAGGACTAAAGCAGCAGAGAAAAG AGCTGCAGATGAAGGGCAGCACGACTCTCACCAACCTGGAGGGGTGGATTGGGCACCCACTGGATCCCATCGGTTGCCTCTGTAAGACCTTCCTGGAGGCCAGTTTACCGGAAGATGAAGGACCAGCTccatatccag AACTTGGTGGAGAGCAGAGGAAGGTCATGTACCAACACGTCCCGGTTCCTGGTGGGTCCCCATCTGGGGAGTCACTTCTGTGCCTGGCACTGGAAGTGGCCCTTATGGGGTTGGGGCAGCAGCGGGCCATGCCAGAAGGGCTCTATGCCCAGGATAAGCTGGTGCGCAGTGAAGAGCAAATAATCGGGCTTCTGGGAACGTTGGATATGGGGGAGAGGCTAGTGCAAGTGCTAAGGAAACAAGCAATGTTGCTGTTGGAAG GTGGTCCATTTAGTGGATTCGGAGAGGTGATCTATCGGGAGAGTGTTCCTATGCATACATTTGCGCGCTTCCTATTTACAGCATTACTGCCCCACGATTCAGACCTGGCCTACCGCGTTGCCCTAAGAGCCATGAG ACTTCCCGTACTGGAGTCGATTCTTCCTCCCCATGGATCAGATATCATGCCCTTGGACTCTATGCTGACCAGTCGCTTCCCTCGCTGGTTTATCCTGGGACACTTGGAGACTCGGCAGTGCGAGCTTGCTTCTGCCATGTTGACTACAGCCAAAG GAGACCCCAAGTGGCTTCACACGGTCCTGGCTTCCATCCAGCAGCATATCCACTCCCCAGCCCTGCTCTTCAAACTGGCCCAGGACGCCTGCAAGACTGCCACTCCCCCCAACTCATCCCCGGACTCCACCCTGCTAAATATCTCTCTGGAGTTAGGATTACAG GTGATGAGGATGACGCTGACCACACTGACATGGAGACGGAGAGAGATGGTGCGCTGGCTGGTCTCCTGTGCCACAGAAATCG GATCCCAGGCTCTGATCAGCATCATGCAGAACTGGTACACGCTCTTCACCCCCATTGAAGCCACCAGCATCGTTGCTGTCTCCTGCACGTCCCCCGCCACCCTCCTGCGCTTCAGCCCGGACCCCAGGCAACGAGAGGAGCTTTGCTCGTGTGCACGGGCCCTGGCCCTCCAGTGCGCCATGAAGGATCCCCAGAGTTGCGCCCTACCTGCCCTGACCTTGTGCGAAAAGGACCACACATCTTTTGAGGCCGCCTACCAGATTGTGTTGGACAGTGCCAGCTCTGGCCCCGGTGCCCACTCCCACCTATTCACAGTCGCCCGCTACATGGAACACCGTGGTCTGCCGATGAGGGCTTTTACCTTGGCCACTTTAGCCCTGTCTAACCTGAACATTGGTTTCAGCCAGGACTCCCATCCGGCAGTCAGCGACGTCCTGTGGGCTTGTTCTCTGGCCCACTCATTGGGTAAAGTGGAGCTGAGCACCGTGGTCCCCTTGGTTATTAAAAGCGTGCAGTGTGCACCAGTGCTGTCCGATATACTGCGTCGTTGTAGTCTGGCCCCTCCTGGCCTGGCCCAGGTCCTCTCTGCCGCCCATACCGCCAGGGGGAGGGGAGCAGGCCCACGGTCTGACAAACCACCGCTGTGCCTGCTGCTGGAAGCCGCAGTTGGGGCATACATCAGCACCACCCACTCGCGCCTCACTCACATCAGCCCACGGCATTATGGGGAGTTCATAGAGTTTCTTGCTAAGGCCCGGGACACCTTCCTGCTGTCCCCAGATGGACATCGCCAGTTTGCCCAGTTCCTGGATAATCTAAAACAGACTTACAAAGGCAAAAAGAAACTGATGCTCCTGGTGCGGGAACGGTTTGGCTGA